The following are encoded in a window of Limibacter armeniacum genomic DNA:
- a CDS encoding DUF4132 domain-containing protein: MKTMIDTGNLSQTAVNLVMTILREADKEDELTAYREVPFAILPTYDLLKKESDEVKRDAVLFAADQLIHASGYYEGSDDEKVRRKIIKEYYGVGKYGKVEIYYITQFFESFLRAILRTKITYSVEQWIDLMNKFKYQNGSTDVQFYGFMGFALKQIERMIKEEGFSEKLRAYLQEMLTWEEFSDIAGRYSIRWGSVLSKVKLKLLDILSQGADGELIVQPFKLIEEDNFGKTVNATVAELPQAERDLWFLFLKHTATANGSKPAQKYLKASKELVAQFKGDRFRKQMQEWIAFASTLADKEKGEHGWSYYIFLEGENNTILKGMVWSLLQFHDSKTLSSLAALAERCYRKIPSVGPAAASVGNAAVYVLGHSKGLEGISHLSRLKLRVKQNNVQKLIGKYVQEAAAKLNISEEEIEDLSVPTYGLEQGVKEVAFEDYTLKVSIEKVGKITTQWVKPDGTLQKSDPAFVKQSTKLATKLKQLKAEVKQIQKTLSAQRDRIDRSFVLERELSYENFEKYYLNHGLTGFVAQKLIWTMRKGEQEVQALWQGDQWQDVTGTTLAWVDNETVVSLWHPVHSDTDTVLAWRERMETLSLQQPIKQAYREIYLLTEAELNTRTYSNRMAAHLLKQHQLNALTAIRGWNYSLLGSYDDGRDGEIAYIDLSRRGLRAEYWINELSASDSFNEAGIWLYVSTDQVRFVDTKGDVVELVDVPKIVFSEVMRDVDLFVGVGSVGNDPEWRDNGGLSQFRDYWTSYSFGDLTEVAKNRKEILERLVPRLKIRNVAKIDGKFLRVEGKIRTYKIHIGSSNILMEPNDQYLCIVPSRGKDVNTDKVFLPFEGDRGLSLVLSKAMLLAEDDKITDPTIVSQLSK, translated from the coding sequence ATGAAGACTATGATTGACACTGGAAATCTTTCTCAAACGGCTGTAAACCTAGTGATGACTATTTTAAGGGAGGCAGACAAAGAAGATGAACTTACTGCTTACAGGGAGGTGCCTTTTGCTATTTTACCTACATATGACTTGTTGAAAAAGGAGTCGGATGAGGTGAAAAGAGATGCGGTGCTGTTCGCCGCTGATCAGTTGATTCACGCCAGTGGTTACTATGAAGGATCTGACGATGAGAAAGTAAGAAGGAAAATAATCAAAGAGTATTATGGGGTGGGTAAGTATGGAAAGGTGGAAATCTATTATATCACTCAGTTCTTTGAAAGCTTTCTTCGGGCGATACTGCGTACCAAGATTACATATAGTGTAGAGCAGTGGATAGACTTGATGAATAAGTTCAAGTATCAGAATGGGAGTACTGATGTTCAATTCTATGGTTTTATGGGTTTTGCCCTTAAGCAAATTGAAAGAATGATTAAAGAAGAAGGATTCTCAGAGAAGCTTCGAGCATACCTTCAGGAAATGTTGACCTGGGAAGAGTTTAGTGACATCGCTGGTAGATATTCAATTCGTTGGGGAAGTGTTTTGTCAAAAGTTAAACTGAAATTATTAGATATACTGTCGCAAGGTGCAGATGGGGAATTAATCGTACAGCCTTTTAAACTAATAGAAGAGGACAATTTTGGAAAAACAGTCAATGCTACTGTAGCCGAATTACCTCAGGCAGAAAGAGACCTTTGGTTCTTATTTCTAAAACATACCGCAACAGCGAATGGAAGTAAACCTGCTCAAAAATACCTGAAAGCCTCCAAGGAATTGGTGGCTCAGTTTAAGGGAGATCGCTTCAGGAAGCAGATGCAGGAATGGATCGCTTTTGCATCAACCCTTGCGGATAAAGAAAAGGGAGAGCACGGCTGGAGTTATTACATTTTCTTGGAAGGAGAGAATAATACGATCCTGAAAGGGATGGTATGGTCACTGCTACAGTTCCATGATAGTAAAACCTTGAGTTCGTTGGCTGCATTGGCTGAAAGGTGTTACCGTAAAATACCAAGTGTTGGACCTGCTGCTGCCAGTGTTGGAAATGCTGCCGTCTATGTTTTGGGACATTCAAAAGGACTGGAAGGAATCAGCCACCTTTCACGATTGAAGCTTCGTGTAAAGCAAAATAACGTACAAAAGCTTATAGGGAAATATGTGCAGGAAGCAGCTGCCAAGCTCAATATTTCGGAGGAGGAAATTGAAGACTTATCGGTACCAACCTATGGTTTGGAGCAAGGAGTAAAGGAAGTAGCTTTCGAGGATTATACGCTAAAAGTAAGTATTGAGAAAGTAGGCAAGATCACCACACAATGGGTCAAGCCGGATGGTACTTTGCAGAAGTCAGATCCTGCATTTGTCAAGCAAAGTACCAAGTTAGCAACGAAGTTAAAACAGCTGAAAGCGGAAGTAAAGCAGATACAGAAGACCCTGTCCGCACAGCGTGACCGCATTGACCGTTCGTTTGTATTGGAAAGAGAACTGTCTTACGAAAATTTTGAGAAGTATTACCTGAATCATGGTTTGACGGGATTTGTAGCCCAAAAGCTGATTTGGACGATGCGTAAGGGAGAGCAGGAGGTACAAGCGCTTTGGCAGGGAGATCAGTGGCAGGATGTAACAGGAACTACATTAGCGTGGGTTGATAATGAAACAGTTGTTTCCCTTTGGCATCCAGTACATTCCGATACAGATACCGTATTGGCTTGGCGGGAAAGAATGGAAACGTTGAGCCTTCAGCAGCCAATCAAGCAGGCTTACAGGGAGATTTATCTACTTACGGAAGCCGAGTTGAATACACGTACTTACAGTAATCGTATGGCAGCTCACTTGCTCAAACAGCATCAATTGAATGCTTTGACAGCAATCCGAGGTTGGAACTATTCGCTGTTGGGGTCCTATGATGATGGGCGTGATGGTGAGATCGCTTATATTGACCTGTCTCGACGTGGCTTGAGGGCTGAATATTGGATCAATGAGTTAAGTGCAAGTGATTCATTTAATGAAGCAGGGATTTGGTTATATGTTTCTACAGATCAAGTGCGTTTTGTAGATACGAAAGGGGACGTGGTAGAACTGGTTGATGTTCCTAAAATTGTATTCTCGGAAGTGATGCGGGATGTAGACTTGTTTGTGGGAGTAGGTAGTGTGGGGAATGACCCTGAATGGAGAGACAATGGTGGCTTGTCACAATTCCGTGATTATTGGACCTCTTACTCATTTGGTGACTTGACGGAGGTTGCCAAGAACCGTAAGGAAATACTAGAGCGACTTGTGCCAAGACTTAAGATCAGGAATGTGGCAAAGATAGATGGTAAGTTCCTGAGGGTAGAAGGAAAAATCAGAACTTACAAGATCCATATTGGTAGTAGTAACATCCTGATGGAGCCAAATGACCAATACCTATGTATTGTGCCTTCAAGAGGTAAGGATGTAAATACCGATAAAGTATTCTTGCCATTCGAAGGAGACAGGGGACTGTCCTTGGTATTAAGTAAAGCTATGTTGTTGGCTGAGGATGATAAGATTACAGATCCGACAATTGTAAGCCAATTATCAAAATAG
- a CDS encoding SLATT domain-containing protein, whose product MSVNLEILLKELQCDSRLNKDMHFNAAQRKHNSNKYMGITIVLINVIIGSSLIELLREEAFRKGLVSVISFVAAAIAAIQTFFNFSKDIENHRKIGNLYIEIAREADNLLSKLLDNYISEKEGRNGYDALLKKYHAVNKEGEAALPSKSDYQAAYKKNKEDKEAIRKLKYEQRQQFGSVQVERS is encoded by the coding sequence ATGTCAGTAAACCTGGAAATACTACTCAAAGAACTTCAGTGCGATTCTCGTCTAAATAAGGATATGCACTTTAATGCAGCCCAACGGAAGCATAACTCCAATAAGTATATGGGTATTACCATTGTGTTGATCAATGTGATAATTGGCTCAAGCTTGATAGAATTATTGAGGGAAGAGGCTTTCAGGAAGGGATTGGTTTCTGTCATTTCTTTTGTGGCGGCAGCTATTGCGGCAATTCAGACCTTTTTTAATTTCTCAAAGGATATAGAAAACCACCGAAAGATCGGCAACCTTTATATTGAAATTGCCCGTGAGGCAGATAACCTGCTTTCCAAACTTTTGGATAATTATATCAGTGAGAAGGAGGGTAGAAATGGCTACGATGCTTTGTTGAAGAAGTACCATGCTGTAAACAAAGAAGGAGAAGCGGCTTTGCCATCCAAGTCGGATTATCAGGCTGCTTATAAGAAGAACAAGGAAGATAAGGAAGCTATTAGAAAACTGAAGTATGAACAGCGTCAACAGTTTGGTAGCGTTCAGGTAGAGAGGTCTTGA